Within Zonotrichia albicollis isolate bZonAlb1 chromosome 18, bZonAlb1.hap1, whole genome shotgun sequence, the genomic segment TCAGGACCTAAACAAGGTGAGGAGAAGCAggtgatttgatttttttcaaaataataacGAGGAAAGGCAGCTCTGCTTCCCCAAATGGCTGATGTGCTGCGTATAAATAGAAAAACACGCAGCGATGTTTTATTGATCctaaaaagttaaaatatttgGGAATTGTGTTGGTGCTGTtggttcagcagcagcagccccagtttCCTTCTGAGTGGTGTCACTCCTGTGGTTTTGCTGACAGGGAATGGCCCTGGCTGTCACCTCTGCCACACAAACCACACCAAGATGCCTGAACAGCAAATTCCCATTTCCTGAGCTGGGACCACAGAGCTGTCACACTCTGGAATAATTCAGATTaaagcagctcctcctcctcctctttccaAACTCCTGAACTTCCCTGATCAGCATCTCCTGAAGCAGCTGAAGGGGAGGTGGGAGaacagcactggctgcctggcACCATTCCCACCAACACCAATTCCATTCAGGGACCCCCAGGTTGGGACTGCCCTGGATTCCAGAGGTGCCTCCAAATCCCAAATACAATCCTGCAGATCCAGAGGATAACTCCTCACTTCTTCACCTCCACTCCTTTTTCCTGAGAGATCACCAACACCAGGTAATGTCACTGATGTGACTTTTTGTACACAGCTTTAGAGGGATTTAACTCCATATTCCCTCCACTTCCTCAGGCTTTGCTTTTCCAACTCTTTACCCCAATCCCCAAAGAACTCAGGGATTTATCCCCAAAATTTTAAGCtacagcagctcctgaggaaTAGAGAAACCAGACACCACATCCTTCCCTTGCATCACTTCACATTCCaatttcagaaattaatttgaaattttgCCCCAACTTCTTCACTacaaacagaagcaagagagcTCCCTACAAAGCCAAATCGGATGCAACAAACCCCATTTTAGAATGTTTTTGGGTGACTTACAGATGTAATCTTTGACAGCTCTTTCAAACAGCTCATAAACCTTCTCTCTCTCAGAGATCTCTGAGGCCATTTTTATCTCATCCTTCAACCAGTCCAGCCAGATTTCTGGAAGGAAAACATTTAGAACATATCATTAATATTCAGAAATAATAAGTTATGTCCACTTGGTGAGTTTTTAACCACAGACTTAAAGGAGGGAGAGCAAGGCAAAGAGAGGAATTTTAACCTCCACAAATTCtaattaatttcaaataatAGTTGGGCAGAGAGCTCTTAAGCTGGTGCTAAACAAGCACCTTTTTACTAAAGGGAAAAGTTGGAATTCTTCAGGACTTTGAAaatcatcccattccacctcctgccatgggcagggacaccttccactgtcccaggctgctccgagccctgtccagcctggccttggacatttccagggatccaggggcagccacagcttctctgggcaccctgtgccatcCCTTTCCAAGAATAAAATCCCACAGCCTCTGCAATATTTCCATCACCTCCGAGCTATGAGCAAAACCAGAAATCCCCACCTCAAGCCCCCACAATTGCCACCAAGAGggaattttctttgctgtccGCCTATGAAATTTTTAGCAGGACTTTGCTGAGCTCTGGATCACATTCCCTGACTGAGGGTGCTGAAAATTGgcctaaatatttttatttcactgctGAAACATCCTGCACCTGTAGAGGGGAGAGGAGGCTCCGTACCTTCAGTGAGGGGGAAGAGCTCGCTCATCTTCTGCCGAGCTCTGCGGAGCTTCACCAGCTCTCCCTCCTGCCGGAGCAGCTTGATCAGATCCAAGTGACAGTTGTAATCAAAAGCATTGATGGagagcttaaaaaaataaaaataaatccattttaGAAGCCGTGTTGAGTGAAGTCAGAAAAACAAATCACACAGTTCTCGTGGTGTGATCACAGAGGCAGACAACGCAGAGTTTTCTCAGATTTAATAAAaccctgacacagccccagctgctccctcgGTCCCgccacaaaattattttaaattttttttctaaaggcaATAAAAACCCGCGAGCAGCCAGCTCAGATTTCTCAATGAACACCAACAGCTTACGAGCACTTCCCTCCTTCCAAAACAATCCCAAACTGGTCAATTTCCGTCTCAGATACCAAACATTCACGGCATAAAATCAATTAAAACCCCGAGTTTGAGAAAACTCATGAGAAGCAGGGAAATTCACACCCTGACAGTGGCAGCACCGAACCGCCGGGGCAGACACGGATTATCCCCGTTCCCGCCACACCCGCCGGGCCCACCTGCTCCTCCAGCCGCTGGATCTCGGCCTCGTTCTCCTTCTCCTCATCCTCGCCGTCCCCAGACGAGTCTGAATCGCCCTCATCGTCCGAGTCCCCGCCCGACTCAGGGTCTCCCTCCGGCAGCCGCTTCTCCTCCTCGGCCGCCGCCTCagctcccgccgccgccatcTTATGCAGCTCCGCTCGCCGCCCGCCGCGCTCCGCCGGCCGCCGCGGCTGCCCCCGCGCCGCCCGTCCCGCTGCTCCGCCCCACCTCCGGCCGAACCGGGCGGGAAGAACCGGGATCTTCAGCCCGCCCCGCTCCACGATCGCCCGCGAACGGGGACCGCGCTGCGCCGAGTGCGGCCGCGGCGCGACCCTTTGTCTTCTGGTCCGCGACGCAGGCAGAGCCGCGGGCACCCCGCTGTGTGGCCATCAGGGGGCCTCCGAGAGGGTCCGTGGCGTGCGCGGCGCCGTCCGCCCGCCATGTTGAGTGTGGCGCCGCGTGCCGCACGTGCGCCGTCTGTCGCGATAGAAACCCTGGCGCGACCGAAAGGCCGTTCCCAgtgtttgtttatttactgATCGTTTCAGCAGCAGCGCGGCTCCCAGCGCTCACACCATCTGCGCCGCCAACGGGTGAGGCGCGAGCTCCGGAGACGAGGGGGCGTGGTCGGGGCGTGTCTGGGGGCGTGACCAGCACCGAGGTTATAAAAGGGAGGCGGACAGCGCCCCTCCCCTCAGTTAAGATGGCGGCGCTgagggcggcgggggcggcgctgCTGcggccccgggccgggccggccccgGCTGTGCTGGGCTACCACAAGAAGGTGAGGGGCGAGCGTGGCGCGGGGAGGGACGCGGGAGCGCGAGGTGACCCTCACTGACGCCGTGTCTTGGCAGGTGGTGGATCACTACGAGAACCCGCGCAATGTCGGCTCCCTCGACCGCAATTCCAAGAACGTGGGCACCGGCCTGGTGGGCGCCCCGGCCTGCGGCGACGTCATGAAGCTGCAGGTGACCTTGGGGACCCGCTGGCGCCTGGGTGGGGTCACACGGGGCTGTTGCCAGGTTTAAAGCTGCCCGTGTCCCCTCACCTTCCCTCATGCCCGCCCTGgccgtgccctgtgccccatgCCAGGCCAGTCCCGCTCCCGTCGGGCCCGGCTGGGGGGATCTGGCTGGGCTGAACCGGGCACTGAAGTGTCCCCAAAATGCTCCCGCAGGTGGAAGTGGATGAGAACGGCAAGATCGTGGACGCTCGCTTCAAAACGTTCGGCTGCGGCTCAGCCATTGCCTCCAGCTCGCTGGCCACGGAGTGGGTCAAAGGGAAAACGGTGAGGGAGCTCCGGGAAGGCTGCAGGGCTTCCCGCGTGCCTGTGTTCTCTGTTGGGATCATGGAGGAAATGCTCTCCAGGGAATCcctgcactgctctgtgctgtaGGAGTGACTGCCAGCGCTGTCAGGGTTTCACTTGTAGGGCAATAATTATCTTTTTCTCATCagagaatcattaaggttgggaAAGCCCTCTAAGAACATCAAGtccagctgctcccccagcactggcagctccaccACTGATCCCATCCTCAAGTGCCAAATCTACGTGGAACAATTCCACCAGGAAATTTCTTTGTGTCTTATGCAATCAGCAAAACCAGGCTGATGGCAGAAATTTTAATTATAGAGAACTTTTAGATCATTTTTGCCAGCAGCAAATGCACCTCAGTGTTGGATAGAGGATGAACAGATTTGGAACAGGCCAGGTGGGGACAGTGTGTGACACTGATATGTCATCAGACATTGCTTAATTCCCACatccctcactgccctgggcagctgagAGGATCTCTCCTGTGGATTCTGTTGGCTCTGCAGCATTAAACCTTCCTAGCAAACACAAAGAGCAGGGCCCTTGACCACCTCTGCCTGTGTTCCAGGTTGATGAAGCGCTGAAAATCAAGAACACAGATATTGCCAAGGAACTCTGCCTTCCCCCTGTCAAACTGCACTGCTCCAGTAAGTAAAAACCCTGGGTCTCAGATACTCTGGAAATAGCACAGATGCTTCTGAAGGCTGTTTTCCAAACAATTTCTGCACAACCTTGTCCTTAAGAGAAAACATGTTCAGATTTCAGGTTAATTCAAGAATTATCAGATCCCTTCAATATTTTGGAGCCTGTAGCTCAGCAGACTGATAATAAACAGTCAGATTCTGAATTCTCTTGTTATCTGAAGTTATATTTCATGAAATCAGCATTGTAGGAATTCAGTATTTTAGAAATTCCATTCAGATTCTACTCCTAAGGCCAGTCTATGCTGCTGGTCGTTTCCTCACTGCTGCCggcatttgtttttatttgttttgtccTGAAAGCCCTTGAATTGTCCTTAAAtgctttttttgctttgcaGTGCTGGCTGAAGATGCCATCAAGGCCGCCTTGGCTGATTACAAACTGAAGCAGGATCCAAACAGAGAATCCAACAAAGAATCTGACAAAACAGCCGACAATGCCTGAACTGCCTGCACAGCTTCCCCTCCTCACTCCCTGCTCACTCTGCAGCGCAATTCCCGAGCTGTTGTAGGACCCTGTGCACTACTCGAGCTGTAAGATACGCACAAGTTACGCACAACGTGTCGCTGTGGTGTCCAGGCACCCCCTAGTGCTCccctggctgggggctgctgtCCCCTCGGGAATGTCGCGGGACGACTCCGCTCCGGAGACCAAACCCCGCTGTCCGGTACTGGAAGGGCTGCACTTTTCGTTTTTATTTTGGGAAGATGTCTAGTTTTGCCTAATATCTTATGGAATTTGGTGGGAAGCGTTGCCCTGGtttggatgtgtgtgtgtgtgtgagagatgTGGGGTTGTCCCTGGCTCTGGCTGGGTCAGGGTTGGTTTCGTAATCCAGGAGCAAATTCCTGCTCTTGGAATTCTGGGAATGTTTTGCTGGTGCCAAAGGGAAAAGTGACCAGGAAACATCAGTGGTTTCTGCTCCCATCCTGTCACCACTTAATTTTTGAAGCACTTGTTGGAGGAACAgcctgaattttggggtgttttctcTAAGAATTCACTTCTTCGTTCACCAGGTGCTCTCTTAGAGCTGTAAATCCTGGgctagaggaaggtgtccctgcccacggaaGGGGTTTGCAACTGGATggtctttaagatcccttcatacccaaaccattccaataTTCCCTAAAGTACACCCTCAGACTGGAACCCCAGTGGGGAACAGCTGAGCTGGAATGCAGAGCTGAGGGGGAGCTCCCAGAGTTCCTCTTTTCTGGAGGAGTATTTCCAAACCAAGCAGACAACACATTGGCAGACTTCACTTTTTAACCTTCTAACCCCCCACGAGACACATCACTTCCCATTTTTCATACTGAGGGTGTTGTTAAACATTTAAAACCacgtttaaaaaaaaaaaattgtctcatCCTGCTCCATCCGGGCACaatatttgtaattttgaaCACAGAGGTCACACGTTGCTGCTGCGAGTTTGTCACTCACAAGGTCCCTCTTGTGGTTCCTCAGCTCCTGGCACCCTCCAGCAGTGAGGAATGTGCCTCTCCCTCATGGAACCATCCTGCTATTTcctggttttaaaaaaaaatcagggaagcTTCACCCACTCACATCTGCTTTGGGGCAAAACCAGCTCTGTGGTGGCACACGCTTCCCAAGGGAAGGTTGTCCTGAGGCAAGGGCATAATGGGATAAAACACAGGGATACAGGACGTTTGGGGGTACAGGGATGTGCTGCTTTGGGGGCAGAGCAGCCTCACGCCCCTTCCAGggttccctgctgtccccactgcagcagctgcaccccacagcccctcctcagCCCCGCAGCTGTGGGTACAAGATAAAGGTTTCCTGGAAGGGCACGTCATGTGCTGATGTGGGGACTGATAacaccctgcccagggctccacTGGCCCTGGAGTCCaatccagctgtgcccctgggggagcacagggacacggggactgAGACACACACGGGAGAGGAGCTGTGCGGAGGAAATGTTTATTTCTAGCTGAAGGGGTTCAGCAAGTGAGGCAAAAatccagctgggctctggggtggaagaaggaaaagagagtCCTTGTCCCTAAATCCTCGTCCCTCTTTCCCTTGGGTGGCCTTGGGCAAAGCTGACCCGTGTCCCACagacctgcagccctgctcccatcccttcTCCCAGAGGGACACAACTCCCAGCCAGGAGCCCGGCGCAgaccaggctgctgctgctgattaaAATAACATTTGGGAGGAAGCTGTTGGCACAGGGGGGAGAAgagctgcagtgcctggggTGGGAGAAgccccttgggcagcaggagctggggctgacagCGTTCCAGTGCTGGGGAAACCCACCAGCTGGCAAATCCCCCTTGGAGCATCCCATCAGTACCGGGGTCgggggagctgggagggaacGGGATCTTCATCGGGGCTTCCTTGAGCCACCACGTACATACAGAGCCTGATCCACCCTGTCCATCgtgtgtcccagggcagcagctcctcaggcttGCCCGGGACCGTGTCCCTGCCTCAGATTCCAGAGGGAGCCTGGGAGCCATCCTGGGATGCCTCAGGGCTGCATCCTCCATCCTTGCTTCCTGCGCTCGCCGCTTCCTCCGCGCCCGCATTTTGGGCAGGGGGCTTGGGTTGCTCATCCCCCGACTTcatctttccttcctcctcttcctccttctccttctcttcctgaGGGGAATTCTGCTCGCCCTGGGCCCCGTTGGCCAGCGGTGCCTTGTGGGGGGATTTGAggttctgggcagcagccaggatgTCGGCCTGGAGCTGGCGGCCGCTGTCCAGCGGCTCCTCCGCGCCGGCCTCGGGGGCTTTGTCGGGCACCTCGCTGAAGTCCCGCGCTCCCCCCGACTTGTCCCGCTCATCCACGTATTTCTTcttggggaaggaggagggataGTAGGCGGAGGCCTTGTGCTTCTGCCGGACGATAACAGCGGCACAGATGATGAAGAGGAGGACGAAGGACAGCGagcccaccaccaccaccagcagcaggtaCTCCTTGAAGAAGTCCACCAGCCCGTCCAGCACGCCCGGCGCCGAGCTGTTGGTCACGGTGGTCCCCGGTGCCGCCCCCATGGTGGGGCTGATGCGGGGGGTCACGGGCTGGGCGGGCAGCGTGGCTGAGGCCTCGTCCCCGTCCCCGCTGCCAGCAGTGTCCGGCAGCACCGGGCGGTGccg encodes:
- the ISCU gene encoding iron-sulfur cluster assembly enzyme ISCU; translated protein: MAALRAAGAALLRPRAGPAPAVLGYHKKVVDHYENPRNVGSLDRNSKNVGTGLVGAPACGDVMKLQVEVDENGKIVDARFKTFGCGSAIASSSLATEWVKGKTVDEALKIKNTDIAKELCLPPVKLHCSMLAEDAIKAALADYKLKQDPNRESNKESDKTADNA
- the TMEM119 gene encoding transmembrane protein 119; its protein translation is MGSAMGTWLLLLVLLVAAPAEAAAPRHRPVLPDTAGSGDGDEASATLPAQPVTPRISPTMGAAPGTTVTNSSAPGVLDGLVDFFKEYLLLVVVVGSLSFVLLFIICAAVIVRQKHKASAYYPSSFPKKKYVDERDKSGGARDFSEVPDKAPEAGAEEPLDSGRQLQADILAAAQNLKSPHKAPLANGAQGEQNSPQEEKEKEEEEEGKMKSGDEQPKPPAQNAGAEEAASAGSKDGGCSPEASQDGSQAPSGI